TGCTCGATAGAGAACGTGTCATCAAGATTCATGCCTtggacgtactccctccgtccggaaatacttgtcattaaaataaataaaaaatgatgtatctagATATATATTAATTCTAGAtgcatctctttttatccattttgatgacaagtattttcggacggagggagtattatacagCAAGGTGTGCTCCGCCATGCCCATCATAGTTGTTAGAAATATAGTGGTGAAGATATAAATAAGGTAACATTTGAGACTTAAGTGCAAAACAACCAAAGAAATAAGGTTCTCTATCCTTGGTGTGATTTGATGATCCATCCATTCTGTTGGCTTCACTGTTCAAACACAAATCATCTCGTTGCTTGCTCGTCGGCTAGTGGTTGTAGGCCATCCGTCACACGCAGGAGGGCACCGTTGTTGCAGAGCCGAGAGCCAGGGACTAGGGCGATGCTGCCACGTCTGGATCACTCTGATTTTGTATTTTTCCTTGCTTTTTTTCttaagcatcagtacagacacaagcgctcatatacacgcgcatacactcatcccgatgaacgcacacacgcacaccctacccctatgagcacctccgagaaactgagccggcatatcatcttgagatttacgaagtcaccgtaggcacctcgtcattgacgagaacgtcttctcccactgaaagcgcatcgccggaaatcctgaaataaatccaagaataatgcgagcaccaggatttgaactctggtgggttggggataccactgtccacgtATGCGTGCTAATTTTCTTGTAGGTCGAGTCTTGGTCAAACATACTGGAAAAAGAGTCGTGCTATACACACGACATAAATAGACGATTCATGCACGATGAATGAAATCAGGCCGGACATACGTATGATGGAAAGAGCATCAGCCGCTGGATTTTGTGTCGTGCATACGTCGGGCACGAGGATCGTGCATGGAGCAGTTTCGCTGGAAAAAAAACTGACGCCTTGCGACAGATGCCATATGCACGTCTGCATGACATAGGCACACGAGCGACAAGTGCCTCAGCGGCCTCCCATCAAATCCGAGCAACTAGTTAGAGTGTACCCTCTGGATTGGGGTCATTAGTAGGGAGCGCTCATCCGTTGCCACATGACGTGTGCTGGATGCTTTTGGCATGGGGGCGTTTTTCTGGGTTTTTCTCATTCTCCAGATTTTCTCagagtttttatttttttttattttttattttctcatttatttttcatttctGGGTGCTCCACGTGTAGCATAAGTGCGTGGGAAGCTCGGTTGCTCTCCTGTAGAGCACATGTGTGCTTCACCCGCAGAAGCATGCACGGCTTAGTTATTTGGGAAGTACTCCGTATGTTAGCCGTAATTGAacctacatacggagcaaaataagtgaacttacactctaaaacatgtctacatacatctgtatgttgtagtccatttgagatggctagaaaaacaattatttaggaacggagggagtatacatgTTAGTACAGTTTTGAAGCACATATTATTACACTTTGGAGCATATATTAGTACAGTTTGGAAACACATGTCAGTATACTTGGGAGCACAGGTCGGTATAACTGTGCGTCACGCCCATGTGGGGAGTACAGACTAGTACAACTTGGGAGCACATGTTAGTTCACAAATTTGTCCGGAACCTATATAATATGAGATATAGTTTTAAAGATTTTGACAAGGGGAATGTGACGGTGTAAACGGTTTGTAACTTTGCATGCCACCACCGGCTCTCGGAAAGAGGCGCCTTCGCGGAAGAAGCGATCTGTATTTCCTCTCGtccctggcggctggaaccctagccgctgCCAGAAGAGGCTGATCTTTCAACGCCGTTCTctggcggctcccctccgccggcaatcttggtcgtcggtggtgaggggagtcgtcggatccacgcgtgtggatcgtttttactccTTCGTAGTCTAAGTTTTGTTCATCGTCTTTGCTCCGGCGGCAATGATGACGGCGCTGAATAAATATTCTTCGGATCCTTTTCAGAcaaggccatcggtcctatggttggggatgaatTTGAAAATCGAtttgttcaagcaaggatggtgtggcggtggcggcagcctcgtggtggacctgtgtcctcgggctccgtcgttgcgacgacgtttgctccaacgtcggcgcggagcttgggaggtagtccagaagCGGATGCAGATTATgctctgcatcgacgacatctggtaGACGAACATGTGCTGGGCTCGTGGTTCGTAGAtgacaggtatggtttcctcctccggcgtctTAGCCGTGgtgggggtgccagatctggagttcgatggcgtgtcccgagtgttgccccggtctgattcgttcaacggcaagggcttcacttttggtgagccaccttggaggtccgtaaagttgcatatcagcgatggagccgcatcgagctcgGTGAGGAGGTGATTCATCATTCTTTTCTTTGGTGGCTggtgtggtggtgccggaggaaggtgacgggcgttggtgtcaagctcagagatgttctgctatttTTTCAGTTTTGCCATGTAGGTCTTTACGTGgcttgtactttgttctttatgatataaatgagacatgtattaccatgcaaaaagaaACTTTGCATGCCTAGTTCACAGGATATTTCATTTTGAAAAAGGAAATTTTACAAGGAAAAAAAACTGACAACCTCCCATTGCAAAAGTACACCTTAACCAGTAATTTCGGCAATCCCCGCGTAAACATGAAGGAGATCCACTCCACGCGATCGATCGGAAACACAACGACACATTACACGCATGCATGCCCTCTTTCAAACTCAACACGCatcacattttcttattattgttCCAACCAAACAAAGGAAGAGGACTACGAACGTATGTACGTAGATACATACGTTCATCCGCGCACATACATAGATCACATGAACTAAACCGGAGATTTATTTTACTCAGTACCCTGGAAGAAGCTAGCTTCCAGATTGATCATGGGTCCTGCTTGCTAGCCAAGCCATAGCCAGCTGCCAGCTAGCTAGTTGTGCACCTCAGTGCGGTCCATGGCCTCCGGGACGTCGTTGGCGGCCCTGCAGCATCGGATGCAGTCGCCGTGGTACCCACGGCGGCAGCAGCCCCACCGGCCGCAGGGCccgtagccgccgcccccgcggcccgggtaccctccgccgcggccgccgccacccCAGCCGTCCTGGACGCCGGCACCGTTGGTGGCCACCTTCCCCTCCTTGTCATCTGCACGCGACCACACATATAAGAAGTTATTATGAACACGTACGCACGCGCATGTTGAACAGTACATAGGCGAAGAGCAGGGAAGACAATGGAGCTCACGAGTTTGCTCGGAggccgcggcggcgaggaggacggcCGACGCGAGGAGAACGGCGAGCACGAAGAGAGCCTTGGTGGACGCCATTGCCGATCGACCTAACAAGAGCTAGCTAGACGGTGGTGAAGAGTGGAGGATGCGTTGCTTGTTTGTGGAGAGTAATGGGCAGGGTGAGGCCTTATTTATAGGGCAAAGCGGGGCACAGGTGAGCATGGGAGCCGGAAGAGATGAGGAGTGGGCGAACGTGCATGCATGCAGCGATCAGATTCACGTGCATGCAGCGACCAGGCAACGCAAATTCCTTGAACGGTTCGTGCAGATTCATATGCGCATCGTTGTGCACACACCCCTTGATTTGTTCCCCATGCGGATATCGTACTTACTGACAATTTTGTAAGAGCTTTACTCCTTTGCCACCAAGGACACAGTGAGCATTCAGGAGTTTTTACATACACCAGACATAAGTGAAAATTTCTTCCTCCCACTCTCAGCTCAAGCACACAACCAGTTCATATATCTCCAGGGCACCCTTGAGTCACTGCAACTTACAAATCATGGTGATCGATGAACATATCCTTGGGGAACATCTTATTCCTCGATCAAGATGTATAAAGAGCTAACAAAGGGCAACAAGCTGCGCCACTTTTCAAAAAGCTCTGGAAGAGTGCAACCATGCTTCGATACAAGATCTTTTTCTGGCTCTTATTGCATGACAGGGTCAATACCAGAAACATGCTTCAACGAAGATCATTTCACTTGCCTTCCTATAATTGTGCTCTTTGTCAAATGAGCACGGAGGAAACATCTCAACATCTATTTTGGGACTGTGACTTTGCATTTAATTGTTGGCAATCCCTTTTGGGTCCCAGACACAGAGGATTCTCCATCTTTGATGAAGTCTCATTTTCCATTCAGACTTTGCCTGCTGCTTTTGCCATGCAAATCATGATTATGGGATGTTGGAACATCTGGATGCAAAGAAATGATAAAATCTTCAAGGCAAAACAGGCCACAATCCAAGCTTGGAAGGCCTCACTCAAGACAGACCTACAGCTTCTGTTGCACAGACTGAAGACTAGATTCAGAGACCAATTTTCCAGCTGGATTGAGCAACATTTAACTTAATAATGCTAGCTTCAGGTTTCAACAAAACAGGAGTGGGTTGAGCCATTCTTTGGTTCACTTTGTATATATTGAAAACTATTTATTTTAATGAAATTCCCATAGAACGATTATTCTCGGCTAAAAAAAAACCAATTTTGTAACTAAACTCATCCACCTCTTTGGTgaagcggtgcttcatcttacacattgaTGACGACGGATCTCGATGgcatggcgcagtgcagattcggcgTCCGATGTGCGCGGATGGACTGGCGCAGGAGGAcgacgttgtctggcgtcgtggtggcgtcgatggcagagagacttggcaaggtagatgcaacagtacagctctgaagatggattgatggcagGTGGCTGCAGCGGCCTCATACCCGACAAGTGttctggttgaggagtgcgccggactggtgggtgccccatacccgacaggcgtcctggttgaggagcgcGCCGGACTAGTGGgcgccccatacccggcaggcgtcctggttgggacctcatgtcttaaatgtttaggtttggctgtgaGGTCTGTTTGGTAGTAGGGCCATACTatcaacatcccttcatcaactggatgggagtagcgacagatgttgcctagacggtggctttagtcttactgttgtatgactttgtaaggtcttgtgtgaataattaataaagtggctgcatgcatcgtccagatgcagaggccgggggtcttcctccttttctaaaaaaaaccttcGGGTAAACAAGCTCCTCATCTGATGAATCCATCGCGTCCCTACAAATGTAAAAAAGAAGCTACAAAACAGTTTGGACGTTTCATCGAACACATAGTGAGCGAGGCGCATAATGGGCAGACTAGGACTTACTAGGGTGGCATAGGGGAGGGGGGCGGTGAAGCTCTGGGTAGGGGATGACAACGAAGCTCTGGGGAGGGGCCGAACAGAGGACGATAGTGGAGCCCCGGGTGGTGGCACGACGAGGAGGGCGCAATGTGGACACGAGCAAAATAGGAGAGGAAGAAGGTGGGTCGGGCCGAGGGATTGGGGTCGATTTGGGATGGTCTTGGCATGTCGGGTCTGATGTGATGAACGCATGCACACGACCCCTAATTCACCCACATATGAGCTAGGTTTGGGCTGTCGGACATCCCGGACAAATGAATTTTGTTAGGGGACACCACTACAGAAGCTTTTTGTTACACTGTTGCAGAGGCTTTTCTTGATCCTAGCACTATCCGGACTGTCCGCGGGTACCAATTAACGACTTAGCTCGCATTGTGGCAGACGGTTTGTTCGTGCCCCCAAGTTAAACGGAATAGAtgtgttcaaaaaaaaaatttaaagAAGGAGAAAATAATGGCAAGCGCATACATACGGCAAATGTCGTACTGTACCCCCATGTACGTACGCGGTCACATGGAGCACACTGCGGCACTGGTCCTACGACTACGAGCACACATCGGAGTGTCGGAAGGAGACCACTTCTCTTTGGCATCTCTGAATTGAGAAGTTTGAATTGGGTTGCCCTGGCTGCTTCTGATTCCCATGTCCGAGCCCATCATCCGTTGTCCCATCTGCACAAACACAGGCATACGCTGCAGCGGTGTCATTCTGCGAACAGGGCCGGTCCTGAAATTTCGGGGGCCCGGAGCGAAACTAGATCCCAATCCCAAGGGCCTTAACATAAACGTAAAAAAAATTCGAGAAAATATGTTGAATTGTGAGCCAAACAAAATATAGTTTTTTTCTCTTATAAATCTCTTTCTTTACTATATATCGAATTGAGATTAACCTAATTTTTGGATCACAATCTAGAAGCGGGTCCATTGGCAAGACTAGCAGATGATTTAAATGCCCATGATCACTGCTTTGATATGTAAAACCTCTAGTGTTATTCCTCCATTTCAAGTATCAGCATGTCACCAAACTAAAAAAATTGATAACCCTAATCATAACTATGTATAAACACTATCTAATTCCCAGCGGCTAGTTGCCACAGTGAATAGGCAACGTTGATAATCATTTATAAATTTTGATCATTGATCATGGTAAAATCTTATAGGGATAGACTACATGTATAAGTAGAGATCAGAGACATACCTTCTGTTCTTTGTAGCTTGTATACATTTTTTGCGGGTCTTTGTAAATTGTCTCCGGAGAGTTAGCATGATCGCACGGGAAGCAGCAGCGTGGTTATCTCCGGCAGCCATGCACGCACAGGGGATTAATATCTATCGCAAGTTCAGAAAAAGGAAGTTGAATATCAATCACCACGCAGGGGGCAATCTGTTCCCTCGCTGTATAGGCCAGTAGTCTCGAGGAAGGAAGGGACTTAAGAGATTTTTATTCATAATTACTCCTAATTAATCCCATACAATAACTGCTATACGTGTTTCCTAATCGCACCTTCGCTGGTAAGGAAGGAAATTAAGAGTAAACATCACCCCTGTTAATTGGATCGTAGATTAAAGAATGAAATAGCGGATTATGGAATGAAATCGTagcaaaaaagggaaaaggaaatcaAGGACAATATGTAAACTTCAGCATTTGGGGGCCCTCTGGCaatgggggcccggggcggccgccccgttcgccccccctcagggccgggccTGTCTGCGAACCTAACCCAGCTAACTAGGGCTGCAAAACGAACCAGCTCGAACTCTGAAAAAATACATTAATAACCAGTAAAAAGGTTCGGCTCGGTTCGTTTGTGTTGCTGGTTTGGCTCAGAAATAATTGTGCCATTGTACGAAAATTAGAATTTTGTAAGGTTAAGCTATGTGCAACATGAGAAGGACTGAAGGGTTGAACTATCTTCTCATATCTAACATGTGTATGCGAGTGATGTTCGTGTTCGGTTAGCCAAGTTTTGACATAGCAACAATTGAAGTACTCCATTCACGACTACTCCCTCTATAACTTAATCTAAGACGTTTTTTAACGTTGCCATAGACTCTAAAAACGTATTGTAAAAAGTTACAGCTGTagtataagatgttttagatattttaaTATAAACTACAAATGAgcgaacaaaaaaaataaaacatgtACTCACTTCATAACAACATGTTAGACGTTTTTTATGCCCTATGCAAAATTAAAAAGCGTCTTACATTTTTTCCGGATAGAGGAGTATCTGGGAATGAAGGGAGTAGCATGTTTGGAGCTCCGTGTTGACTCGTAAACGCGGTGCCCGGCCGTGCAAAGTGGGCACCACACCGGACAAAAGAAATGTGTCTCGGTGGCGCTGAATAAAACAACCATTCAACAGCACCAGCTACCAACTGTTAGTCTATCATCACTCGCTACTGCTCACTGTCAGCAGAGCAAACGCTCGAGGACGGAAGGCCGCGGCTTCATCGGTGATTCCTGAAGTTGAAGCTCATGGGCTTATCAGGAGGCATGGTGAAACTGTTGCTGTACTACGTGTCAGGATATGATAATCTGCAACACAGTCCGTGCACAGTgacttagagcatcttcaaccgACACGGGTTACGCGACGcactatttttttattttcattttgcagCACCGAAATAGCATTTTAGCGCGCTCAGCCCGACCTGCAGCAGCCCATATTTTACAGCACGCGCGAACGGACGCATCAAATAAGCAGCGCACGATGTCATTTTCTCCAGCGCGTTGAACCCACTTTGCCGCTCGCGGGATTTTAGCGCGTTTGCTGGAGCGCCAGTTTCGGTCGCGGGCGCAATAGTCATTTTTTCAGCGCGTGGCTAATCTAGCgcgtctattggagatgctcttaccaaTTCAAGGAAATTTTCAACAAGATGGATCGCCAATCCTGCATGGAGAACTCTGAACCAGCACATGCCATAGCAACATCGCAATTTATATACACAAGTAGAGAGGGATTCCTCATGGACAATTCAAATGCTCCAACCAAGTTAAAAGACAAGCAAAATCGGCTCGTTTTCCGCCAGATAGCAAGCAAGCAACCGCGACATCAGAAGCAGGGCAACGGACGGGCTCTGGCATATGATGTGTTTGATCTCCAACAACGGTCCGAGCGCTCAATCACGGGGCTGCAGCCTTGATATGTACTCGTCATACAGCTTCGCTGCTCCTTCCAAGTCGCCGAGATCGGCGCAGCAGTCGGCTATCGCGCCGTAGGCCTCGGTGCAGCCAGAATCCTCGCCGGTCTCCTTTGATAGCGCCAGAACCTTGTAGTACCAGCTCATTGCTTCTCTGTACTGTCCCAACCTTTGTAGTGATGCGCCTAAGACAACAAATATCAAGCAAAATTAGGCATCAAATTTCTATTATATAAAACTGGAGAATACATCAAACTCTGGGTGGATATAAATCTTGctacgtactactccctccgtaaagaaatataagagcgtttagtgaTTAGTGATCTAAAAGTAATTCCTAGTATATGCAAAGCTGAACGCCTCGAACTATGAAAGCAAACATACATGCAGATAATAATCCCCCTGTGAACACCTTAAGTGCAGAATCCCCATCTATTGGAATAAATAGGATGATGTTTTACTTGCaagttaattactccctccgtccaaaaatacttgtcatcaaaatgaacaaaaaaggatgtatctagaactaaaatacatctagatacatcaccttttatccattttgatgacaagtatttccggatggagggagtacttgacaaCTGCTCATTCTGATTTCACTCACTACAGAATCTATTCAAGTGGGGAGCAGTAATACAATTGCTTGCAGGAGTAGCTTAAACGTAAGGATGGGGAAACTGCAACC
Above is a window of Triticum aestivum cultivar Chinese Spring chromosome 6B, IWGSC CS RefSeq v2.1, whole genome shotgun sequence DNA encoding:
- the LOC123133755 gene encoding glycine-rich cell wall structural protein, whose protein sequence is MASTKALFVLAVLLASAVLLAAAASEQTHDKEGKVATNGAGVQDGWGGGGRGGGYPGRGGGGYGPCGRWGCCRRGYHGDCIRCCRAANDVPEAMDRTEVHN